Proteins found in one Brachypodium distachyon strain Bd21 chromosome 5, Brachypodium_distachyon_v3.0, whole genome shotgun sequence genomic segment:
- the LOC100824876 gene encoding uncharacterized protein LOC100824876: protein MSGISLAVGPRSDPDSGAERQQQQPSATMLGGVMGSLRVIELQLVAFIMVFSASGLVPLIDLAFPVATTLYLLALSRLAFPSLPAAHSAAAKSQQEIFRGSKLFQVYVVLGTTVGLFLPLAHVLGGFARGDDAAVRSATPHLFLLSCQILTENLVGTLGVFSPPLRALVPLLYTVRRVFLIVDWIYDVWSDSKFLTRSTPVQEKAWVWFGRYLAVANLVYFSVNLFVFLIPRFLPRAFEKYFRMRDEVCSKTAEDRRVRDEDDDGAAAAKSVGDKKAD from the coding sequence ATGTCGGGGATCTCGCTGGCGGTGGGTCCGCGGTCGGACCCGGACAGCGGCGcggagcggcagcagcagcagccgtcgGCGACGATGCTGGGCGGCGTGATGGGGTCCCTCCGCGTGATCGAGCTCCAGCTAGTCGCCTTCATCATGGtcttctccgcctccggccTCGTCCCGCTCATCGACCTCGCCTTCCCCGTCGCCACCACGCTCTAcctcctcgccctctcccGCCTCGCCTTCCCTTCGCTCCCCGCCgcgcactccgccgccgccaagtcCCAACAGGAGATCTTCCGCGGCAGCAAGCTGTTCCAGGTGTACGTGGTGCTGGGCACCACGGTGGGCCTCTTCCTGCCGCTGGCGCACGTCCTGGGCGGCTTCGCCCGCGGGGACGACGCCGCGGTCCGCTCCGCCACGCCGCATCTCTTCCTGCTCTCGTGCCAGATCCTGACGGAGAACCTGGTGGGCACCCTGGGCGTCTTCTCGCCGCCGCTCAGGGCACTCGTCCCGCTGCTCTACACCGTGCGCCGCGTCTTCCTCATCGTGGACTGGATCTACGACGTCTGGTCCGACAGCAAGTTCCTCACACGCAGCACGCCGGTTCAGGAGAAGGCCTGGGTCTGGTTCGGGAGGTACCTCGCCGTGGCTAACCTGGTTTACTTCTCCGTGAACCTGTTTGTGTTCCTCATCCCAAGGTTCCTCCCTCGGGCGTTCGAGAAGTACTTCCGCATGCGGGACGAGGTGTGCTCCAAGACGGCGGAAGACAGGCGGGTGAGGGATGAGGACGACGACGGTGCCGCGGCGGCCAAATCGGTGGGCGACAAGAAGGCCGACTGA
- the LOC100825175 gene encoding B3 domain-containing protein Os04g0386900: MAEAIPAESSTVTTPPLDLSHHSSQESGGIADAGANDNAMPSPGAAGDSNQAAIAAGPPDKPDPRPAKARVEKMQPRILPLLGKPYFACVVCRSHIQPPFQVVVPRSLAPFLPPKPAPATLTWQGRSWEMRFTGGRPIQRLDAGWRSFAVDNALRLGDGCVFELVSGEGEGVVFQVQVLRAEIPARIRERAGGYNSSSPIVIEEE, from the exons ATG GCAGAGGCCATCCCAGCCGAATCCAGCACCGTGACCACCCCTCCCTTGGATCTGAGCCACCATTCCTCCCAAGAATCAGGCGGCATCGCAG atgcaggtgCAAATGATAATGCAATGCCGAGCCCAGGTGCTGCAGGGGACAGTAACCAAGCGGCCATTGCTGCAGGCCCTCCAGATAAACCCGATCCGCGGCCGGCGAAAGCGCGCGTGGAGAAGATGCAGCCCAGGATCCTCCCTCTTCTGGGGAAGCCGTACTTCGCATGCGTCGTCTGCAGGTCCCACATCCAGCCGCCATTTCAAGTG GTGGTTCCGAGGTCGCTGGCGCCGTTCCTCCCAccgaagccggcgccggctaCCCTGACATGGCAGGGGCGGTCCTGGGAGATGCGGTTCACCGGTGGGCGCCCCATCCAGCGGCTGGACGCGGGGTGGCGGAGCTTCGCGGTGGACAACGCGCTGAGGCTCGGCGACGGGTGCGTGTTCGAGCTGGTCAGCGGTGAGGGCGAGGGCGTCGTGTTCCAGGTGCAGGTGCTCCGTGCCGAGATCCCGGCGAGGATCCGGGAGAGGGCCGGCGGGTACAACTCGTCGAGCCCCATCGTGATAGAAGAAGAATAG